The Candidatus Brocadiaceae bacterium genome includes a region encoding these proteins:
- a CDS encoding helix-turn-helix domain-containing protein, which produces MSQKERDRLKMMASVMEGKRTQEEAVRILHLSERQIRRIQCVLEAEGDSGIVHKLRGRPSNHRIDLIHRGKVLEH; this is translated from the coding sequence ATGAGCCAGAAGGAGCGGGATCGGCTCAAGATGATGGCGTCGGTGATGGAAGGCAAGAGGACTCAAGAGGAAGCGGTGAGGATTCTGCATCTTTCCGAGCGGCAGATCCGTCGCATCCAATGCGTGCTGGAAGCCGAAGGCGATTCAGGCATCGTGCACAAGCTCCGGGGACGGCCTTCGAATCATCGCATCGACTTGATACATCGGGGCAAGGTCCTGGAGCACTA